The genomic stretch AAGTGTCTGTCTGGCCCTCAGCACAAATTCCTCATCAGTCACATTCTGTTTTGAGCCACGGCCATACAGTACCTTCTGCGCCACCATACTTTGGGGCAATCTCTAGACTGGACTTTGTACTCCCAGACTGCgagattgaagggagtgataaagtatagccacgcaatactgcaatttgccactaaggtgagcaattgtcatagctattgttgttggaacattcaactagcatagtgcctagctctgaatattggccatgtttgccagccttattactgtcccagtcgtcgtctgtacgacgctgcggatagaggcaatgtttttcgggtcattaccgaaatgtcatttgcgaaggcagtgcgaagtgacacgtgtgtgcatctaaggatgaagcagttgtgacacgcaagacgacatgtcttgccgaccaagaaatcatctttacataagcgattttctctattatggtcgtcctTTGAGAGataaagaaaataccttcttcacgtctacaaactgggattgaatcgaagcagataagtctgcacacaatcaaagggtctcatgttcatctgcattcatttgcattcatatgcattcatttgcagtcatctggattctgcgggatcaacgcatagaagacagtacagaggctacggtctccttgaatacaattgaccagaacattactatcccagtgatgtgactatccgtggagagtagtactgattctactgagactcctaagggagctccaagggatttgtttgcactcgaaaagattacatccatatttgtctctacacacaattctaaattcagtctTTTCGAgtaattacaatacaatcggggccttacgaggctttcccctttattcatcttactctctcattgtatcaacaatacattgcgtgagtatagaagaatccgttatCCAATACAGGACAACCCTGATCATACCGCGTTTACATCGggttgtacaataaggccaacataaaggaaacaatctCAACACGATTCCCACCTTGACTCACATTTCCATGGACAGTGCTAGATGTCTCTTGTCCCAGGGACATGTtgccttggtgtatattgtgacatCATCCTTGCCCCCCTTGTCAGGTTTCTCGCTTGAACAAATAACTGCCACTGCCAAGTGCTTGTTCTTGTTACAAGAGGCCTTGGCGGCCGCGCGCTTTGCTTGGACCTcatccttttccttgtccaacaCAAATTTGGACATGCGGTCAGCATTGCCTTGATTTACCGCAATTCCCAAAAGCATCTCGGGATCCATGCAGTGATTGCTGCGGAGAAAGACATCCACTTTCCTTGACTCTGCCAGGGTCTCTCTATACTTGTTGAGAGTCTGGAACGCCATTGACAGTGTGTTTGTGTACTTTGCTATACCATAATTGCGGCGCTCGCCAGTGTGGGTGGTTACACCAAAAGCAGCCGCCTTCATCTCGAGCATCACCGCATCTCCCTCACAATGGCTGTTTAAAGCCTTGACCACACCGCAACCATTGCatttcttctcgaaaggcgcAACATAAGTCCATTCCGGACCGTTCATAGTCAATTGCTTCCCTTATATCATTGTCCAGTGGACTGGACCTCGCAAGCTCAATGGACTGGTAGaagaataatcttcctctcattgttttagaaagtcattgatccgAATATTGCATAgtagcataggtccttgtatccgctgtctaacccgtggggagcattgtaagcaagttgagttttacagtccctaggcttgcttaggtgtattgcaggttgtttgttgtAAAGCCcaacctttgtttaccagactttgtcaacACAGGGTTTTTCCTGTCCTATGTTTGTtcattggttgtactatgcAACaagtagtagaataatcttcctctcattgttttagaaagtcgttgatccaaatattgcataatagcataggtccttgtatccactgtctAATCTGTGGGGAGCATTgtaagcaagttgagttttacagtccctaggcttgcttaggtgaattgcaggttgtttgttgtAATGCCcaacctttgtttaccagactttATCAACACAGGGTTTTTCCTGTCCTACATATGTtcattggttgtactacgtaacaaTTGAagatgagctggcactttgtgggattgttcactggactgaacaacagattgactagtttgtagaatgtagccttcctctcattgttttagtaattctttgatccaaatattgcataaCAGCCTTGCGTCTGCCATCTAACTtgtggggagcattgtcagcaagtgagttttacagtccctaagcttgcttaggtgtattgcaggtctTTTGCCATaatgcccacctttgtttaccactcactgtcataacagcaatctgtcctttggtagtactccgtaacatGCGTTTGCCGCCTGAACAGACCGTCCAATCCACCTGGGCGCACCACGAAACGCATTAGTACCGTCAGCAGCCATGAGAACAAGATTACAATCTCAGCGAAAGAACGTAACGCAATTCAACAAAATAAACAACAGAAACGCCTCGCGGATCCATCCAAGTGGAGTTGCGGCTGAAATTGTCGGCATCAAAGAATCTATACATGGAATGTTGTGTGAAGAGCACACTGTCTGTGGTACCGCTCTACAGTTAAATGCTGTTGTTTGCCTTTGCGTTGTTCAAGTTATAACCAGCAATGGAGAAGAAACTGTCATTGCAGCATACTGAGTAACAGACGGTATTGATTGCTGTGGAGTTGGTTTTCTTCACCAAAAGTTTGTCAAAAACAGTTGCGTCTATAATTGCAAAGCAAGATCTCTACATACTTTCCCCTTTCCACAGCCCTCTTCTACAGTGACTGCACTTTGGAAAGGAGTGTCAACTTCTCTTGGTTATTGTACTTGCAACAAGGCATATTGTCCATTAATGTAGGCCTTTTGTCCTCCTCTACAGGAAGACACTTTTCTCTGTCATTGTCAAAAATCAACTACCGGTTTCTGAATATAGTCTCCAAGGAAGGGCAATTTCAAAAGAGTTCAGTAGAACCCGGTTGTAAATCACACATCTTTGTATTTTtacccggatattgatgtacatttgcttGTACAAAGTTCCGTTGTTTATGGTATGCCATTTTGAGCAGACTTTGTAGATCCATTTTGTATCTTGCTGACCAGGTTTGCCATCTATAGCTGTGGCATACCTATCCTTAATCAATGTTCTTCTTCTGCTGTTGTAGCAATAAGTAATTGCTGTCAGTTTGAGATAATACTGATTGGTACGGATCAAAGTAAACCTCCTTGCTAGATGCACATCAACAATTGAAACTTGCCTTCTCAAATAGCCACTCTGTTTGTTCTATGCACCTCCTGTagaggaagaaaagtaaTTTGTCACAGCAAGAAAGTGAAGACACAAGCCTAACCATATTAAAACCCTCCCATTTTACAACTTGCTAGTAGCTTGCGGCTCTTTGACTGTCATTGGCAATGACCCGCTTTCCCAATCGGAAAATGCCATGTTGTCAGCGAACTGAGGTAGGGTTGGTGTTTCGAACAGGAACGTGACTGTGACGGTTAACGTTTACGTTATGTATGCACATAGGTAGTCTTTTGA from Phaeodactylum tricornutum CCAP 1055/1 chromosome 12, whole genome shotgun sequence encodes the following:
- a CDS encoding predicted protein — protein: MNGPEWTYVAPFEKKCNGCGVVKALNSHCEGDAVMLEMKAAAFGVTTHTGERRNYGIAKYTNTLSMAFQTLNKYRETLAESRKVDVFLRSNHCMDPEMLLGIAVNQGNADRMSKFVLDKEKDEVQAKRAAAKASCNKNKHLAVAVICSSEKPDKGGKDDVTIYTKATCPWDKRHLALSMEM